From Panicum hallii strain FIL2 chromosome 2, PHallii_v3.1, whole genome shotgun sequence, a single genomic window includes:
- the LOC112880981 gene encoding replication protein A 70 kDa DNA-binding subunit D-like, translating to MISFTRWTTVEEVVEIPPAFPEFTYSLTPIEKLPSVLDNKEYFTDVLGAVTKISDALPLRPRSQQVDTMKRTVTVCDESGASLDVTLCGERATSFPAEQLHKDGQHSPQIVIFVGTLVRGYAGTISLSGGSSCKWYINPDVPEAKNLIASMKSVHQPVALAPQVKYSEPRTSIAEHKKVSDIKYLHPFKNKKVEWLVTVKIMKIDKSWWYESCKKCFRTTRPHGNTYKCSNPTCSTIGAPSPRYKLVIIAGDETGDTEFVMFGRIVQRIIKKTVDALIANNPPGFIPDEITRLLEKVFTFNVCFTENTISSGNVSFQAAV from the exons ATGATCAGCTTCACAAGATGGACTACAGTGGAGGAGGTTGTTGAGATTCCACCAGCTTTCCCAGAATTCACCTACTCCCTTACTCCCATAGAGAAGCTCCCATCAGTTTTGGATAACAAAGAGTACTTTACAG ATGTACTTGGCGCAGTCACAAAGATCTCGGATGCTTTGCCATTACGGCCAAGATCCCAGCAAGTTGATACCATGAAAAGAACTGTGACAGTATGTGATGAAAG TGGTGCTTCTCTGGACGTCACGCTTTGTGGTGAGCGAGCCACTTCATTCCCAGCTGAACAACTTCATAAGGATGGACAGCATTCACCACAAATTGTAATATTTGTTGGCACTCTTGTGAGGGGCTATGCTG GAACCATCTCATTGTCTGGCGGCTCATCATGCAAGTGGTATATAAATCCTGATGTCCCTGAAGCAAAAAACCTTATTGCCAG CATGAAAAGCGTGCACCAACCAGTTGCACTCGCTCCACAGGTAAAATACAGTGAGCCCAGAACTTCTATTGCAGAACACAAGAAAGTATCTGATATCAAGTATCTTCACCCCTTCAAGAACAAG AAAGTAGAGTGGTTGGTTACAGTAAAGATAATGAAGATTGATAAGTCATGGTGGTATGAGTCGTGCAAGAAATGTTTCAGAACAACTAGGCCTCATGGCAACACCTACAAATGCTCTAATCCAACATGTAGCACCATTGGTGCGCCTAGCCCAAG GTACAAACTGGTCATCATTGCTGGGGACGAGACTGGTGACACTGAGTTTGTCATGTTTGGACGCATAGTGCAACGTATCATAAAAAAGACAGTCGATGCTCTCATTGCCAATAATCCGCCTGGATTTATCCCTGACGAGATCACTAGGCTATTGGAAAAGGTTTTCACGTTCAATGTTTGCTTCACAGAGAATACAATTTCTTCTGGCAATGTCTCTTTCCAG GCAGCAGTGTAG
- the LOC112880983 gene encoding ATP-dependent DNA helicase PIF2-like, whose translation MLAELIKVSALIIWDEAPMTHRHCFEALDRTLRDILSEEKPANAIVPFGGKPVVLGGDFRQILPVVRKGSRSAIVNASITSSKLWQHVSVLKLHTNMRLHNPSLDATQHAEIESFGKWILSVGDGTIAAEQRGEEREASWITIPDDLLVHTDGDKTAALVAEVFPDFIMNYKNPEYLAARAIVCPNNQDADDINDYIVKLVPGDDVQYLSCDTISKSTEHIPDFDVLWETF comes from the exons ATGTTAGCTGAGCTCATAAAAGTATCTGCACTAATAATATGGGATGAAGCACCCATGACACATCGACATTGCTTTGAGGCACTAGATAGAACCTTGCGAGATATACTTTCTGAAGAGAAACCCGCCAATGCTATTGTTCCATTTGGTGGCAAACCTGTTGTTCTTGGTGGTGATTTCCGCCAAATTTTACCTGTTGTTCGCAAAGGATCACGTTCTGCGATTGTTAATGCATCCATTACAAGCTCTAAGTTATGGCAGCACGTGTCTGTTCTAAAACTACATACAAACATGAGACTTCATAACCCCTCTCTAGATGCAACCCAACATGCTGAAATTGAATCGTTTGGCAAGTGGATCTTATCTGTTGGTGATGGGACTATTGCTGCCGAGCAAAGGGGAGAGGAACGTGAGGCTTCGTGGATTACAATTCCTGATGATCTGTTAGTGCACACCGACGGTGATAAGACTGCTGCCCTTGTGGCAGAGGTGTTTCCAGATTTTATTATGAATTACAAAAATCCTGAATATTTGGCCGCACGTGCTATTGTCTGTCCTAACAACCAAGACGCTGACGACATAAATGATTATATCGTCAAACTGGTCCCTGGAGACGATGTTCAGTATCTTAGCTGCGACACAATATCTAAATCAACTGAACATATACCTGATTTTGATGTCTT ATGGGAGACATTTTGA